Proteins found in one Melioribacteraceae bacterium 4301-Me genomic segment:
- a CDS encoding molybdopterin cofactor-binding domain-containing protein: MKKRTRREFIKVFSLSSTSLFLVSYLPADNWLAKLDGEPKIFSPSVYLKIDSNGIVTIIVHRSEMGQGVRTSLPMLLAEELEVDWEKIRIEQAEGDKKYGNQVTGGSTSIRRSWEPFRIAGATAREMLITAAAARWKVKSSDCKAENGYVINKINNKKISYGDLVEDASKLPVPKNVKLKDPKDFKIIGKRLHRLDTPAKVYGKAKYGIDIVLPGMLYAAVSRSPVFGAKVKSFDASKVKSINGIFDVKEISSGIAVVADSTWHAFKGKNALSVIWDEGPNVNVDSESIRNRLKEKLKVDGELVESKGDIDLLTDEGAKKIEAVYEVPFEAHATMEPMNCVAKVENNKAEIWAPTQSPQQARTAVAEKLGLDEDNVTVYVTLMGGGFGRRSHTDFVIEAAEISKAVNKPVKVIWTREDDIKHDRYRPVSMHHLKGIINKRNKLLFFSHHVIAPSIWEQNSGVKLSPKRYDTVGGAVEHDYEIPNYKITGSIVEVPIPIWYWRAVYHSQNPFAAESFIDELAYAAGKDPYLFRMEMLPDNSRLKNVLKVAAEKSGWGKKLPKGKGMGLAVFSGYDSYCAEVTEVTVNENNEIKVDKVTCAIDCGIVVNPDIVEQQVDSAIAFSLSAALKGQITIRNGSVVESNFDDFPILTFSEMPIVETHIMQNTFSVGGVGEVAVGACAPSLANAIFAATGKRIRKLPISL, encoded by the coding sequence ATGAAAAAGAGAACACGGCGAGAGTTTATTAAGGTCTTTAGTCTAAGCAGCACTTCTTTATTCCTTGTTTCTTACCTTCCAGCTGATAATTGGTTAGCAAAACTTGACGGTGAACCCAAAATTTTTTCACCAAGTGTATATCTCAAAATTGACTCGAATGGTATTGTTACTATAATTGTACACCGATCTGAAATGGGTCAAGGTGTCCGCACTTCACTTCCAATGTTATTAGCAGAGGAGTTAGAAGTAGATTGGGAGAAGATTAGAATTGAGCAAGCTGAAGGTGATAAGAAATATGGCAATCAAGTCACCGGCGGAAGTACAAGTATTAGAAGGTCATGGGAGCCTTTTCGAATAGCTGGTGCAACTGCTCGCGAAATGCTAATAACAGCAGCTGCGGCCAGATGGAAAGTTAAAAGTTCAGATTGCAAAGCAGAAAACGGATACGTAATAAATAAAATTAATAATAAAAAAATTAGTTATGGCGATTTGGTGGAGGATGCTTCAAAACTGCCTGTACCGAAAAATGTTAAGTTGAAAGACCCAAAAGATTTTAAAATAATAGGTAAAAGGTTGCATAGACTTGATACACCAGCAAAAGTTTATGGAAAAGCAAAATATGGAATTGATATCGTGTTGCCCGGTATGTTGTATGCAGCTGTTAGTCGTAGTCCAGTTTTCGGTGCGAAGGTAAAAAGTTTTGATGCCTCAAAAGTCAAATCAATTAATGGAATATTCGATGTAAAGGAAATTTCAAGCGGTATAGCAGTGGTTGCAGATTCAACATGGCACGCATTTAAGGGGAAAAATGCCTTGTCTGTTATTTGGGATGAAGGACCTAATGTTAATGTTGACAGCGAATCAATAAGGAATAGACTAAAGGAAAAATTGAAAGTAGACGGCGAGCTTGTAGAAAGTAAAGGGGACATAGACTTATTAACTGATGAAGGTGCTAAAAAAATAGAAGCTGTTTATGAAGTACCTTTCGAAGCTCATGCAACAATGGAGCCAATGAATTGCGTTGCAAAGGTCGAAAATAATAAGGCTGAAATTTGGGCTCCTACTCAAAGTCCACAACAAGCTAGAACTGCTGTTGCTGAAAAATTAGGTCTAGATGAAGATAATGTTACAGTTTATGTCACTTTAATGGGTGGCGGATTCGGCAGACGTTCACATACAGATTTTGTCATAGAAGCTGCTGAGATATCAAAAGCAGTAAATAAACCTGTCAAAGTTATTTGGACTAGAGAAGATGATATTAAACATGATAGATACCGCCCCGTTAGCATGCATCATTTAAAAGGAATAATCAACAAAAGAAATAAACTTCTTTTCTTTTCACATCATGTAATTGCGCCTTCTATTTGGGAACAGAATTCAGGGGTAAAATTATCTCCTAAAAGATACGATACTGTTGGAGGTGCTGTTGAGCATGACTATGAAATTCCCAACTATAAAATTACTGGCAGTATAGTGGAAGTACCAATACCAATTTGGTATTGGAGAGCTGTGTATCATTCACAAAATCCATTTGCTGCCGAAAGTTTTATTGATGAACTTGCCTATGCTGCTGGCAAAGACCCATATTTATTTAGAATGGAAATGTTACCTGATAACTCTCGATTGAAAAATGTGTTAAAAGTTGCTGCGGAAAAATCTGGATGGGGTAAAAAATTGCCCAAGGGTAAAGGAATGGGACTTGCAGTATTTTCTGGATACGATAGCTACTGTGCAGAAGTAACCGAAGTTACTGTGAACGAAAATAATGAAATTAAAGTGGATAAAGTTACATGTGCAATTGATTGTGGAATTGTTGTTAATCCAGATATTGTTGAGCAACAAGTAGATAGTGCCATTGCTTTTTCACTTTCAGCTGCGTTAAAGGGACAAATTACAATACGTAATGGCAGCGTAGTAGAAAGTAATTTTGATGATTTCCCAATATTAACTTTTTCTGAAATGCCCATAGTTGAAACACATATTATGCAAAATACATTTAGTGTGGGCGGCGTTGGTGAGGTAGCTGTAGGAGCTTGTGCGCCTTCGTTGGCAAATGCAATTTTTGCCGCTACTGGCAAGCGAATAAGAAAATTACCAATAAGTTTGTAA
- a CDS encoding (2Fe-2S)-binding protein: MAEFSIKVNGEKKVLTADSDTPLLWVLRDILNLTGTKYGCGIGICGACTVLVNGKAERSCSITIEEVNGKSITTIEGLAANPNNPILKTWIDVEVSQCGYCQPGQIMNVAALIANNNKPTKREIDETMNSVLCRCGTYNRIKKAILKIVEDKQ, translated from the coding sequence ATGGCTGAATTTTCTATAAAAGTAAATGGTGAGAAAAAAGTTTTAACTGCGGATTCCGACACCCCATTATTATGGGTACTAAGAGACATATTGAATTTAACTGGAACAAAGTACGGATGCGGCATAGGAATCTGTGGTGCATGTACTGTTCTTGTTAACGGGAAAGCCGAAAGGTCATGTTCAATTACTATCGAAGAAGTTAATGGTAAATCCATAACAACAATTGAAGGGTTGGCTGCAAATCCAAATAACCCTATCTTAAAAACATGGATTGATGTTGAAGTATCACAATGTGGTTATTGCCAACCTGGACAAATAATGAACGTGGCAGCATTAATTGCAAACAATAATAAACCGACCAAAAGGGAAATCGATGAGACAATGAATAGTGTATTATGCAGATGCGGAACTTATAATAGAATAAAGAAAGCAATTTTAAAAATAGTGGAAGATAAACAATGA
- the lat gene encoding L-lysine 6-transaminase produces MHSANNKHILNQTVKAIPAEKVHEVLKKFMLIDGFELVLDLEKSQGLNIIDAKTGERYLDFFSFFASSPVGINHPKMNTKEFKEEIAVAALNKPSNSDIYTIQMASFVDTFSKIAMPNYFKYLFFIEGGALAVENGLKTAFDWKTRKNFQKGYKEEKGQKVIHFREAFHGRSGYTMSLTNTDPNKVALYPKFNWPRITNPKIIFPVEENIDKIKQAEEKAINEIYDAIKTYKDDIALIIIEPIQCEGGDNFFRKEFFIKLREIADENEILLMFDEVQTGIAMTGKMWAHQYFVNPDIIAFGKKTQVCGIMVNNRIDDVADNVFHKSSRINSTWGGNLADMVRSKKYLEIIQEEKLIDNAANMGKHLLKRLYELQAEFPTLVSQARGLGLLCSFDMPNTDLRNKFLKELYKEKVIMLGCGTKTIRFRPPLIVNESEIDIGISKIKNVLSKLANEKV; encoded by the coding sequence ATGCATTCCGCTAATAATAAACATATTTTAAATCAAACTGTGAAAGCAATCCCAGCAGAAAAAGTTCACGAAGTACTCAAAAAATTTATGTTAATTGATGGTTTCGAATTAGTACTCGATTTAGAAAAAAGTCAAGGGCTAAACATAATTGACGCAAAAACTGGAGAAAGGTACTTAGACTTTTTTTCATTTTTTGCTTCATCTCCGGTAGGGATAAATCATCCCAAAATGAATACAAAAGAATTCAAAGAAGAAATTGCAGTTGCCGCTTTGAATAAGCCTTCCAATTCAGATATTTACACTATTCAAATGGCAAGCTTTGTAGATACATTCTCAAAAATTGCGATGCCCAATTATTTTAAGTATCTATTTTTCATTGAAGGCGGTGCTTTAGCTGTAGAAAACGGATTAAAGACAGCATTTGATTGGAAGACTAGAAAAAACTTTCAAAAAGGATACAAAGAAGAAAAAGGTCAAAAAGTAATTCATTTCCGCGAAGCTTTTCATGGAAGAAGCGGCTATACAATGTCGTTAACCAATACTGACCCTAACAAAGTTGCTCTTTATCCAAAGTTCAATTGGCCTCGAATAACAAATCCAAAAATTATTTTCCCAGTGGAAGAAAACATCGATAAAATTAAACAAGCAGAGGAAAAAGCAATAAACGAAATTTATGATGCAATTAAAACATATAAGGATGATATTGCTCTAATAATAATTGAGCCCATACAATGCGAAGGTGGCGATAACTTTTTTAGAAAAGAATTTTTTATTAAGCTTAGAGAAATAGCAGACGAGAATGAAATTTTATTGATGTTTGATGAAGTACAAACTGGAATTGCTATGACAGGCAAAATGTGGGCTCATCAGTATTTTGTTAACCCTGATATAATTGCTTTTGGCAAAAAAACTCAAGTCTGCGGCATAATGGTAAATAATAGGATAGATGATGTAGCTGACAACGTCTTTCATAAATCAAGTCGTATTAATTCGACGTGGGGCGGTAATCTCGCCGATATGGTGCGCTCAAAAAAATACTTGGAAATTATTCAGGAAGAAAAATTGATTGATAATGCTGCTAATATGGGTAAACACCTCTTAAAAAGATTATATGAATTACAAGCTGAATTTCCAACATTAGTAAGCCAAGCCCGCGGTTTAGGACTGCTTTGTTCATTTGACATGCCCAACACAGATTTACGTAATAAATTTTTGAAGGAGCTTTATAAGGAAAAGGTGATAATGCTCGGCTGCGGGACTAAGACCATAAGATTTCGACCACCGCTTATAGTTAATGAAAGCGAAATTGATATTGGCATTTCAAAAATTAAGAATGTATTATCTAAATTAGCTAACGAAAAAGTATAA
- a CDS encoding adenine phosphoribosyltransferase, translating into MELKSLIRTVPDFPKKGIMFRDITTLLKDKNGLNYALEELYNLSKTKKITKVVGIESRGFILGGALAIKLGAGFVPIRKPGKLPAPSISESYILEYGVDSIEIHKDAIQPGDTVLLHDDLLATGGTMNAACKLIENLGGKVEQISFLIELAFLKGREKLSRYEVHSLIQYDEE; encoded by the coding sequence ATGGAGTTAAAATCCTTAATTAGAACCGTACCAGATTTTCCTAAAAAGGGAATAATGTTTAGAGATATCACTACTTTGCTTAAAGATAAAAATGGCCTTAATTATGCTTTAGAAGAATTATATAATTTATCTAAAACAAAGAAGATAACAAAAGTAGTTGGTATAGAATCTCGAGGATTTATTTTAGGAGGTGCTCTGGCTATAAAATTAGGTGCTGGTTTTGTTCCTATTCGAAAACCAGGTAAATTGCCTGCCCCGTCTATTTCAGAATCTTATATTTTAGAGTATGGTGTAGATTCAATTGAAATTCATAAAGATGCTATTCAACCTGGAGATACTGTGTTGCTCCATGACGATCTTTTAGCTACTGGTGGTACAATGAATGCAGCATGTAAGCTAATTGAAAACTTAGGTGGCAAAGTAGAACAAATTTCTTTTTTAATTGAATTAGCATTTTTGAAGGGTAGAGAAAAACTAAGCAGATATGAAGTTCATTCACTTATTCAATACGATGAGGAATAA
- the rsmI gene encoding 16S rRNA (cytidine(1402)-2'-O)-methyltransferase: MGRLYVVATPIGNLKDITLRAIDTLNEVDFIICEDTRKSKILLDTYQIRKEMISYNAHSETKKIPFIIEQLLQGKSIALISDAGTPCISDPGIRLVNEAIKRNIEIIGIPGANAATLALSISGIPTDSYVFEGFLPQKKGRQTKLKELSKEERTIVLYESVYRIEKLLKELSVYMPNRYIVVWRELTKMFEESWRGYPFEILNQFSLKTIKGEFVIIIAPKKWKENFR; encoded by the coding sequence ATGGGTAGACTATATGTGGTAGCCACCCCAATTGGCAATTTAAAAGACATTACATTGCGTGCAATAGATACACTTAATGAAGTTGACTTTATAATTTGCGAAGACACTCGAAAGTCTAAAATTCTTCTTGATACATATCAAATACGAAAGGAAATGATTTCTTATAATGCACATTCTGAAACTAAAAAAATACCTTTTATTATTGAACAACTATTACAAGGGAAAAGTATTGCTTTAATATCGGATGCAGGCACACCATGTATTTCAGATCCGGGCATACGTTTAGTAAACGAGGCAATAAAAAGAAATATTGAAATTATAGGAATACCAGGTGCAAATGCTGCCACATTAGCTCTTAGCATTTCAGGTATACCTACTGACTCTTATGTCTTTGAGGGTTTCCTTCCTCAAAAGAAAGGCAGACAAACGAAATTAAAAGAACTATCTAAAGAAGAAAGGACGATCGTTTTGTACGAATCAGTATATAGAATCGAAAAATTGTTAAAAGAATTAAGTGTTTATATGCCTAACAGATATATTGTAGTTTGGCGAGAACTAACTAAAATGTTTGAAGAAAGTTGGCGAGGTTATCCTTTTGAAATTCTTAACCAATTTTCTTTAAAAACAATAAAAGGAGAATTTGTAATTATAATTGCTCCCAAAAAATGGAAAGAAAATTTTAGATAA
- the glmM gene encoding phosphoglucosamine mutase has translation MPTLMASVSGIRGVVGDGLDPNVIIQYTSAFAEFCGKGKIVVGTDGRISGEAIKDIVIGTLLFKGNDVVDIGISPTPTVLFNVKNLKAAGGIQISASHNPNEWNALKLLNRNGEFLSPDENKKMVSFLDSAIKKFMSWNKLGRYENYSKGLDEHINSILKMNYIDVAKLKKRKFRVLLDCVNGAGSYSMPRLLEKLGCKVIKINCDKSGIFPRNPEPLPQNLKSTIKAIKKNKVDLGVVVDPDVDRLVLITESGEPFGEENTITQAVKFILSKKKGNVVVNLSTTRAVDDIANEFNCRVFRSPVGEANVVKLMKKVKAIIGGEGSGGVILPEVNFGRDALVATALTLQHLLEFNGRLSELKKSLPQYHIIKSKIKLNSKNPDEIINKIAEKYKDKKVNLDDGLKIDFEDHWVNFRKSNTEPIIRCIVEAKTKKHAEFLTNIYLKEITQFIQS, from the coding sequence ATGCCTACTTTAATGGCAAGTGTTTCCGGAATAAGAGGAGTTGTTGGAGACGGATTAGACCCAAATGTAATTATACAATATACTTCTGCTTTTGCAGAATTTTGTGGCAAAGGAAAAATTGTAGTTGGTACAGATGGAAGAATTTCTGGTGAGGCAATAAAAGATATTGTAATTGGAACGCTGCTATTCAAAGGGAATGATGTTGTTGATATAGGCATTTCACCAACACCAACGGTTTTGTTTAATGTAAAGAATTTAAAAGCTGCTGGCGGTATTCAAATTTCTGCAAGTCATAATCCAAACGAATGGAATGCACTCAAACTGTTGAATAGAAATGGAGAATTTTTGAGTCCTGATGAAAATAAAAAGATGGTATCTTTTTTAGATTCTGCCATTAAAAAATTTATGAGTTGGAATAAGCTCGGCAGATATGAAAATTACAGCAAAGGTTTAGATGAACACATAAACTCAATTTTAAAAATGAACTATATTGATGTTGCGAAACTCAAAAAAAGAAAGTTTAGAGTATTATTAGACTGTGTAAATGGAGCCGGCAGCTATTCAATGCCAAGATTATTAGAAAAATTAGGTTGTAAGGTAATTAAAATAAATTGCGATAAAAGTGGAATTTTTCCTCGCAACCCTGAACCTCTCCCTCAAAATTTAAAGTCTACAATAAAAGCAATCAAAAAAAACAAAGTAGATTTGGGAGTAGTGGTAGACCCTGATGTAGACAGACTTGTTTTAATTACCGAAAGTGGTGAACCATTTGGCGAAGAAAATACAATCACACAGGCTGTAAAATTTATTTTATCAAAAAAGAAAGGGAATGTTGTAGTAAATCTTTCAACTACTCGTGCTGTGGATGATATAGCAAATGAATTTAATTGTAGAGTTTTTCGCTCACCTGTTGGTGAAGCAAACGTAGTAAAACTCATGAAAAAAGTTAAAGCTATTATAGGCGGTGAAGGGAGTGGCGGCGTAATTTTGCCTGAAGTAAATTTTGGCAGAGACGCTTTAGTTGCTACAGCATTAACTTTACAACATCTTCTTGAATTTAACGGGAGACTGAGCGAGTTAAAAAAATCACTACCGCAGTATCATATAATTAAAAGCAAAATTAAGCTCAATTCTAAAAATCCTGATGAGATTATTAATAAAATAGCTGAGAAGTATAAAGACAAAAAAGTTAATTTGGATGATGGACTAAAAATTGATTTTGAGGATCATTGGGTAAATTTCCGGAAATCAAACACTGAACCAATAATTAGATGTATTGTAGAAGCAAAAACAAAAAAGCATGCAGAATTTTTGACCAATATTTATCTTAAAGAGATTACACAATTTATTCAAAGTTAA
- a CDS encoding EamA family transporter translates to MWVLFATLNPIAEGFRSMFIKKASKEFDPIIIAWFNNMLPLLFFIPLLFFIPLNLNKDYLLSLTATSLINVIATILYMHSIAHDDISKVMPMLSFTPLFLLFIEPLILGEKPSFLGVVGVLLVVFGSYLLNLNNNGTSLLSPIKELFTNKGTRLMFLVAVLWSFSANFDKICINNASVYQHIIFMNLFIFICITLIVLVFKRNKIPSFKFHNIKSLFNVSIFTVGTFIFHMAALSMTYVVYVVAMKRMSGIFSVLIGAGFLKELNWKERMLGSVVMFLGVLMIVFL, encoded by the coding sequence ATGTGGGTACTCTTTGCAACTTTAAATCCTATTGCAGAAGGCTTTAGAAGCATGTTCATTAAAAAAGCTTCAAAAGAATTTGACCCAATTATAATTGCTTGGTTTAATAATATGCTCCCATTACTTTTTTTTATACCACTTTTATTTTTTATCCCGCTGAACTTAAATAAAGATTATTTACTTAGTCTCACGGCTACTTCATTAATTAATGTTATAGCAACTATCTTATACATGCATTCAATTGCTCACGATGATATTTCTAAGGTGATGCCAATGTTAAGTTTTACTCCGCTGTTTTTGCTTTTCATAGAACCTTTGATACTTGGCGAAAAACCCAGCTTTTTGGGAGTAGTAGGCGTTTTGTTAGTTGTGTTTGGGTCATATCTACTAAACTTAAATAATAATGGCACTTCATTATTATCACCGATTAAAGAGTTGTTTACTAACAAAGGAACTAGATTGATGTTTTTAGTGGCTGTACTTTGGAGTTTTTCTGCAAACTTTGACAAGATTTGCATCAATAATGCTTCAGTATACCAGCATATTATTTTTATGAACCTTTTTATTTTTATTTGTATTACATTAATTGTATTGGTATTCAAGAGAAATAAAATCCCTTCGTTTAAATTCCATAATATCAAAAGTCTTTTTAATGTAAGCATATTTACAGTCGGAACATTTATTTTTCATATGGCAGCTTTATCAATGACTTATGTGGTATACGTAGTTGCAATGAAAAGGATGTCGGGAATTTTTTCAGTATTAATTGGTGCAGGATTCTTAAAGGAATTAAATTGGAAAGAACGTATGCTGGGTTCTGTTGTAATGTTCTTAGGTGTACTCATGATAGTATTTCTATAA
- the nth gene encoding endonuclease III translates to MTNFSAKINKINKLLINKFGLPKRAATPPEPVDLLIATILSQNTNDNNSYRAFQNLKNKFPQWIDLLKVKRTVIEKLIRVAGLGEQKSFAIKNLISNLYKENGKITLDYLADYTNKDAIDNLIRFKGVGVKTASCVLLFSMNRNVCPVDTHVHRTLNRLGIVSATNPDKTFYLLNEKLPEGIAHSLHTNLIRLGREICKPKNPSCGVCPLNSICIYKLKNINNKKENKKRDFMLLDNV, encoded by the coding sequence ATGACAAACTTTTCTGCTAAAATAAACAAGATTAATAAATTATTAATAAATAAATTTGGTTTACCCAAAAGGGCTGCAACTCCTCCAGAGCCAGTTGACCTTTTAATTGCAACTATTCTTTCGCAAAACACTAACGACAACAATTCTTACAGGGCGTTCCAAAACTTAAAGAACAAGTTCCCTCAATGGATTGATTTGTTGAAAGTAAAAAGAACGGTAATTGAAAAATTAATTCGAGTTGCTGGCTTAGGTGAACAAAAATCTTTTGCAATCAAAAACTTAATTTCAAACCTTTACAAAGAAAATGGGAAAATCACTCTTGATTACCTTGCCGACTATACAAATAAAGATGCTATTGACAATTTAATTAGATTCAAAGGTGTCGGGGTTAAAACAGCAAGTTGTGTGCTTTTATTTTCGATGAATAGAAATGTGTGCCCAGTGGATACACATGTTCATCGTACCTTAAATAGATTAGGAATTGTATCAGCTACCAACCCCGATAAAACTTTTTATTTGCTAAATGAAAAGTTGCCTGAGGGTATAGCACATTCATTACATACAAATTTAATTAGACTTGGAAGAGAAATCTGTAAGCCTAAAAATCCAAGCTGCGGCGTTTGTCCGCTTAACTCAATTTGTATTTATAAATTAAAAAACATAAACAATAAAAAAGAAAATAAGAAAAGAGATTTTATGTTGTTAGATAACGTATGA
- a CDS encoding aldehyde dehydrogenase family protein translates to MDFLKELGIKKRNLGASTGLKWIGSKDGGVIDVFSPVDGKLIASVYQATEKDYEQVIKKAYEAFLFWRTVPAPKRGEVVRQIGLKLRQYKKPLGTLVSYEMGKSLQEGLGEVQEMIDICDFAVGQSRQLYGFTMQSEREKHRMYDQYHPLGVVGIITAFNFPVAVWSWNAMIATVCGDTNLWKPSSKVPLSAIAVQNILGEVIEANNLPEGLFSIVIGKGSSVGEKLINDKRIPLISITGSIEVGKHAAEVIARRFGRSILELGGNNAIIITKEADLKLAIPAVVFGAVGTAGQRCTTTRRLIVHEDVYDQVKNSLIKAYKSLKIGNPLNEKNHVGPLIDKAAVELFVDALEKVKKEGGKILFGGKVLKGKGYESGCYVVPAIVEAKNEYKIVQEETFAPILYLIKYKGDVKNAIYIQNNVVQGLSSAIFTNNLKEAEEFLSVEGSDCGIANVNIGTSGAEIGGAFGGEKHTGGGRESGSDAWKFYMRRQTNTINYSTKLPLAQGIKFEI, encoded by the coding sequence ATGGATTTTTTAAAGGAACTCGGCATTAAAAAAAGAAATTTAGGAGCTTCAACAGGATTGAAATGGATTGGTTCGAAAGATGGCGGCGTAATCGATGTCTTTTCACCAGTCGATGGTAAATTAATTGCGTCTGTTTATCAAGCAACAGAAAAAGATTATGAACAAGTAATTAAGAAAGCATATGAAGCTTTTTTGTTTTGGAGGACAGTACCAGCACCAAAAAGAGGAGAGGTAGTACGTCAAATTGGGTTAAAGCTGCGCCAGTATAAAAAACCATTAGGTACGCTTGTTTCTTATGAAATGGGAAAGTCACTTCAGGAAGGATTGGGTGAAGTTCAAGAAATGATTGATATTTGTGATTTTGCAGTTGGACAGTCTCGTCAACTTTATGGCTTTACAATGCAATCTGAAAGGGAAAAACATCGAATGTATGACCAATACCATCCACTTGGTGTTGTTGGAATTATTACTGCTTTTAATTTCCCTGTTGCTGTCTGGTCGTGGAATGCAATGATAGCTACTGTATGCGGTGATACTAACTTATGGAAACCATCTTCGAAAGTTCCTTTGAGCGCAATTGCTGTTCAAAATATTCTGGGTGAGGTAATTGAAGCAAATAATTTACCGGAAGGTTTGTTTTCTATTGTTATCGGTAAGGGTTCATCGGTAGGTGAAAAATTAATCAATGATAAAAGAATTCCTTTAATTTCCATTACTGGTTCAATTGAAGTAGGAAAACATGCTGCTGAGGTAATTGCAAGAAGATTTGGCAGGTCAATTCTTGAATTGGGCGGTAACAATGCAATCATAATAACTAAAGAAGCGGATTTGAAATTAGCAATACCCGCAGTTGTTTTTGGTGCAGTTGGGACAGCAGGACAAAGGTGCACTACAACAAGAAGGTTAATTGTCCACGAAGATGTTTATGATCAAGTGAAAAATTCTTTGATAAAAGCTTATAAAAGTTTAAAAATCGGTAATCCTCTTAATGAGAAAAATCATGTCGGACCGCTTATCGATAAAGCTGCTGTGGAACTGTTTGTTGATGCATTAGAAAAAGTGAAAAAAGAAGGCGGTAAAATTTTATTTGGCGGCAAAGTGCTGAAAGGTAAAGGCTATGAATCGGGTTGTTATGTAGTACCAGCAATCGTTGAAGCAAAAAACGAATATAAAATTGTTCAGGAAGAAACATTTGCACCTATTCTATACTTGATTAAGTATAAGGGCGATGTAAAAAATGCAATTTATATCCAGAATAATGTAGTGCAAGGTTTATCATCAGCAATATTTACAAATAACCTCAAAGAAGCTGAAGAATTTCTTTCTGTTGAAGGTTCAGATTGCGGCATAGCCAATGTTAATATTGGCACCAGCGGGGCAGAAATTGGAGGTGCTTTTGGCGGGGAAAAACATACAGGTGGCGGTAGAGAATCCGGTTCAGATGCTTGGAAATTTTATATGCGTCGCCAAACAAATACTATTAATTATAGCACAAAGCTACCCTTAGCTCAAGGAATTAAATTTGAGATTTGA